The following are encoded together in the Candidatus Tumulicola sp. genome:
- a CDS encoding amylo-alpha-1,6-glucosidase produces MGPSYDAQRNEFCAYVLRESQTPYGLLLGNLKTFAQSTAKGGVRGLWDADTDQIIFGMHHIAYRLQTPDKPPQTLFPHQFERELTFLPYAQISEFTLADRVHVTEAFYVPHGGRFSRAVCFVVDVTLYNPGREDVDVEVFPWAMLVGQRFYGEPEHEVRAWTDGRFICSRNLETGGERWWGGSRKPEAIQLSLREQALLESMRRSGLKSDSTVAPGLEDVTPEQAELVSRRIFGAFEYAVRVAPGARESLRLAVVYHKDGTDQSRPVLESLLDDPRVLHDTQRYFAEKLGDARFMTPSPHISRGVAWAKANMLRVVKEYPHGWGSTNSPPSDILVSRDTSWFVHGFDYFWPEFSRNAIEVFNRAIDPSGLMVEYVRGVSGYKTAYDLNINDDTPLHVIAMLHHYNATLDDEWVKRNLELVIKLIDYMLTQRDDRGLVFCTAKGVDMYGISSWRNIIPYYTLDGAVTEINAEAVYALEAAAMLCAVAGDNDHWQTYVTEAQKLREAMMEHLFNDDTRAFVLNYDQDRNYQDNFTADEIFPVLFGVAGPQERRAILSRLNEADFVTPVGLRTISTADAWYFPSYGFGLLGGVWPDLTLWFAVALARNGMTDTAVSFLNATYEAMEGGSPRNTVPGEFAEWFDGGSLSNRGMYLSPWTSAKYLWAVAETVGGMDGYRTSGRPHLAPLRPKGWDWVAAARVHWGGKRRTYLIDLRNDVIYADMPELSAEDPFTCIYAGRDVSDEVTTSPVEVGAVAFEDEEGAVRIFVCNMLDAARNVSLEFRGSTARIDMVAGELREVHLHGSPSDRKARAAKLDVVPQTVRA; encoded by the coding sequence ATGGGTCCCAGTTACGACGCTCAGCGCAACGAGTTTTGCGCCTACGTGCTGCGCGAGTCGCAAACACCGTACGGCCTGTTGCTCGGCAACCTCAAAACGTTCGCGCAGTCGACGGCCAAGGGTGGTGTCCGCGGTCTGTGGGACGCCGACACGGATCAGATCATCTTCGGAATGCATCACATCGCCTACCGGCTGCAGACGCCCGACAAGCCGCCGCAAACGCTGTTCCCGCATCAGTTCGAGCGCGAGCTCACGTTCTTACCGTACGCGCAAATTTCAGAGTTCACGCTGGCCGACCGCGTGCACGTCACCGAAGCGTTTTACGTTCCGCACGGAGGGCGCTTTTCACGCGCGGTGTGTTTTGTGGTCGACGTCACCCTGTACAATCCCGGGCGCGAAGACGTCGACGTCGAGGTGTTTCCGTGGGCAATGTTGGTCGGGCAGCGCTTTTACGGCGAGCCCGAACACGAAGTGCGCGCTTGGACCGACGGGCGGTTCATTTGCTCGAGAAACTTGGAAACCGGCGGCGAACGCTGGTGGGGCGGCTCGCGCAAGCCCGAAGCCATCCAGCTATCGTTACGCGAACAAGCGTTGCTCGAATCGATGCGCCGCTCGGGCCTCAAAAGCGATAGCACGGTCGCGCCGGGGCTCGAGGACGTCACGCCCGAGCAAGCCGAGCTGGTCAGCCGCCGCATCTTCGGCGCGTTCGAGTACGCGGTGCGCGTCGCACCCGGTGCGCGCGAATCGTTACGCCTAGCGGTCGTGTACCACAAGGACGGCACGGATCAGAGCCGCCCGGTGCTCGAATCATTGCTCGACGACCCGCGCGTTCTGCACGATACGCAACGCTACTTCGCCGAAAAGTTGGGCGACGCGCGCTTTATGACGCCGTCGCCGCACATCAGCCGCGGCGTCGCCTGGGCCAAAGCCAACATGCTGCGGGTCGTCAAGGAATATCCGCACGGTTGGGGTTCCACCAACTCGCCGCCTTCGGACATTTTGGTGTCGCGCGATACGTCGTGGTTCGTTCACGGTTTCGATTACTTTTGGCCCGAGTTCAGCCGCAATGCGATCGAGGTCTTCAACCGCGCCATCGACCCGAGCGGTTTGATGGTCGAATACGTGCGCGGCGTCAGCGGCTATAAAACCGCCTACGATTTGAATATCAACGACGATACGCCGCTGCACGTGATCGCGATGCTGCATCATTATAACGCCACACTCGACGACGAGTGGGTCAAGCGCAACCTCGAACTAGTGATCAAGCTGATCGACTACATGCTGACCCAGCGCGACGATCGGGGCTTAGTGTTCTGCACGGCTAAGGGCGTCGACATGTACGGCATCTCGTCGTGGCGCAACATCATTCCGTATTACACGCTCGACGGCGCGGTGACCGAAATCAACGCCGAAGCGGTGTACGCGCTCGAAGCCGCCGCCATGTTGTGCGCCGTTGCGGGCGACAACGACCATTGGCAAACGTACGTTACGGAAGCTCAAAAGCTGCGCGAAGCGATGATGGAGCATCTGTTCAACGACGATACGCGAGCGTTCGTACTGAACTACGATCAGGATCGCAACTACCAGGACAACTTTACGGCCGACGAGATCTTTCCGGTGCTGTTCGGCGTTGCCGGTCCGCAAGAACGGCGTGCGATTCTGTCTCGGCTCAACGAGGCCGATTTCGTAACGCCGGTCGGACTACGAACGATCTCGACCGCCGACGCGTGGTACTTTCCGTCGTACGGCTTCGGCTTGCTGGGCGGCGTTTGGCCCGATCTGACGTTGTGGTTTGCGGTCGCACTGGCGCGCAACGGCATGACCGATACGGCCGTGTCGTTTTTGAACGCCACCTACGAGGCGATGGAAGGCGGCAGCCCGCGTAATACCGTCCCGGGCGAGTTCGCGGAATGGTTCGACGGCGGCTCGCTGAGCAATCGCGGAATGTACCTGTCGCCTTGGACGAGCGCCAAGTATCTGTGGGCCGTTGCGGAAACGGTGGGCGGCATGGACGGCTACCGAACCAGCGGACGCCCGCATCTCGCGCCGCTGCGGCCGAAGGGCTGGGATTGGGTCGCGGCCGCCCGCGTGCACTGGGGCGGAAAGCGGCGCACCTACCTGATCGATTTGCGTAACGACGTGATCTACGCCGACATGCCCGAGCTGTCGGCCGAAGATCCGTTTACCTGCATCTACGCGGGCCGCGACGTAAGCGACGAAGTGACGACCTCGCCGGTCGAGGTCGGAGCGGTGGCGTTCGAAGACGAAGAAGGCGCGGTGCGCATCTTCGTTTGCAATATGCTGGACGCCGCTCGCAACGTGTCGCTCGAGTTCCGCGGCAGCACGGCGCGCATCGACATGGTAGCCGGCGAGCTGCGCGAGGTGCATCTGCACGGCAGCCCCAGCGACCGCAAGGCGCGTGCCGCCAAACTCGACGTGGTTCCGCAGACGGTGCGGGCCTAG
- the pdxS gene encoding pyridoxal 5'-phosphate synthase lyase subunit PdxS gives MEQGTIAVKRGLAQMLKGGVIMDVVTPEQAVVAQEAGAVAVMALERIPADIRADGGVARMSGLELIRGIMDAVTIPVMAKVRIGHFAEAQVLQSLGVDYIDESEVLTPADDKYHIEKDPFTTPFVCGARNLGEALRRIAEGAAMIRSKGEAGSGNIVEAVRHMRAIGDSIRELTVAPPEELVSRARDLGAPLELVRQVAREGKLPVVLFCAGGVSTPADASLMMQLGAEGIFVGSGIFKSTDPKKFARAVVDATTHYDDPKAVMDASRSLGASSAMPGLDIRTMDESQLLSTRGN, from the coding sequence ATGGAACAGGGAACGATCGCGGTTAAGCGCGGCCTCGCGCAGATGCTCAAAGGCGGCGTCATCATGGACGTCGTCACCCCCGAACAAGCCGTCGTCGCGCAAGAAGCCGGCGCGGTCGCCGTCATGGCGCTCGAACGCATTCCGGCGGATATCCGTGCGGACGGCGGGGTCGCTCGCATGAGCGGTTTGGAGCTGATTCGCGGGATCATGGACGCGGTGACGATTCCTGTTATGGCCAAGGTGCGCATCGGACATTTCGCCGAGGCCCAAGTGCTGCAATCGCTGGGTGTCGATTACATCGACGAATCCGAAGTCTTGACGCCGGCTGACGACAAGTACCACATCGAAAAAGATCCGTTCACGACGCCGTTCGTGTGCGGCGCTCGCAATTTGGGCGAAGCCCTGCGCCGTATCGCTGAAGGCGCGGCCATGATTCGCAGCAAGGGCGAAGCGGGCAGTGGAAATATCGTCGAGGCGGTGCGGCATATGCGCGCCATCGGCGATTCTATTCGCGAACTGACGGTCGCGCCGCCCGAGGAACTGGTTTCGCGAGCTCGCGATTTGGGCGCTCCGCTGGAGTTGGTGCGCCAAGTCGCACGCGAAGGCAAGCTACCCGTCGTGTTGTTCTGCGCCGGCGGCGTGTCCACGCCGGCCGACGCGTCGCTGATGATGCAGCTCGGCGCCGAGGGCATCTTCGTGGGCAGCGGTATTTTCAAATCGACCGACCCGAAAAAGTTCGCGCGCGCCGTCGTCGATGCCACGACCCATTACGACGATCCGAAGGCCGTGATGGACGCGTCTCGTTCGCTGGGCGCGTCGTCGGCGATGCCCGGTCTCGACATCCGCACGATGGACGAATCGCAACTGCTGTCGACCCGCGGTAACTAA
- the pdxT gene encoding pyridoxal 5'-phosphate synthase glutaminase subunit PdxT — protein sequence MAGPIVGVLALQGDVVEHVAALERSGARPVAVKRLDQLTSIEGLIVPGGESTTVMRLLDRAGLAEPIVARVRAGMPLWGTCMGLIVAAREVIGVEQPSLDLIDVSVRRNAFGRQNESVEVDLPIAVLGPEPFPAIFIRAPWIERAGPSVDVLAERDGHGVMVRQGNVLGTSFHPELSGDGRVHAYFLSMIRQRDDVGKASSAA from the coding sequence TTGGCGGGTCCCATCGTCGGCGTTCTTGCGTTGCAAGGTGACGTCGTCGAACACGTTGCCGCTCTGGAACGCTCGGGTGCGCGGCCGGTGGCGGTGAAGCGTCTCGACCAATTGACGTCGATCGAAGGCTTGATCGTACCCGGCGGTGAGTCGACCACCGTTATGCGCTTGTTGGACCGCGCGGGCTTGGCCGAGCCGATCGTCGCCCGCGTGCGGGCCGGCATGCCGCTGTGGGGAACGTGCATGGGACTCATCGTGGCCGCTCGCGAGGTGATCGGCGTCGAGCAGCCGTCGCTCGACCTGATCGACGTCTCGGTGCGCCGGAACGCCTTTGGGCGTCAGAACGAGTCGGTCGAAGTGGATTTGCCGATTGCCGTTCTCGGGCCGGAACCGTTTCCCGCAATCTTCATACGCGCGCCATGGATCGAGCGCGCCGGCCCGAGCGTCGACGTGCTGGCCGAACGGGACGGACACGGCGTGATGGTGCGCCAAGGCAACGTTCTCGGCACCTCATTTCATCCGGAATTGAGCGGCGACGGACGCGTGCATGCATATTTTCTTTCGATGATTCGGCAGCGCGACGACGTAGGGAAGGCTTCAAGCGCGGCGTAA
- a CDS encoding HNH endonuclease, translating into MSDVLVLNFTYEALNVTSFQRAVKMLFAGKAELLHGRDRTIASTTYEMRMPSIIRMLYYIRRPMQKVALTKKNVLIRDDHKCQYCGIHGEKLMTVDHVTPKSRGGPSTWENLVCACMRCNNRKNNRTPDECNMKLARRPRQPKYIPWIQIKRNTLPDEWGKFLFLYNVSIDERVEV; encoded by the coding sequence GTGAGCGACGTACTCGTATTGAACTTCACGTACGAGGCGTTGAACGTCACGAGTTTCCAACGCGCCGTCAAGATGCTGTTCGCTGGTAAAGCCGAACTACTGCACGGCCGCGACCGCACGATCGCTTCGACCACGTACGAAATGCGAATGCCCTCGATCATTCGCATGCTATATTATATTCGCAGGCCCATGCAGAAGGTCGCGCTCACCAAGAAGAACGTGCTGATTCGCGACGATCATAAGTGCCAATATTGCGGCATCCACGGCGAAAAACTCATGACGGTCGACCACGTAACGCCCAAGAGCCGCGGCGGCCCGTCGACCTGGGAAAATTTAGTCTGCGCCTGCATGCGCTGCAATAACCGCAAGAACAACCGCACGCCGGACGAGTGCAACATGAAGCTCGCGCGCCGGCCGCGCCAGCCTAAATACATTCCGTGGATTCAAATCAAGCGCAACACCTTGCCGGACGAATGGGGTAAGTTTTTGTTCTTGTACAACGTTTCCATCGACGAGCGTGTAGAAGTCTGA